A DNA window from Bradyrhizobium barranii subsp. barranii contains the following coding sequences:
- a CDS encoding CreA family protein produces the protein MSSRFPGLSGIRLKGLALFLLLLAVPASSAIAADEPDLIFRRSTVFKWMSPNDKLATYGLDDPEVEGVACHFTVPEKGGFKGWLGLAEEVSDISLACRQVGPIKFKNKMEQGDDMFRQRRSLFFKKMQIVRGCDAKRNVLVYMVYSDRLIEGSPKNSTSTVPVMPWGPADANVQKCGEFFTQ, from the coding sequence ATGTCATCTCGTTTCCCCGGTCTTTCCGGCATCCGCTTGAAAGGCCTTGCTTTATTCCTCCTGTTGCTCGCTGTCCCAGCGAGTTCTGCAATCGCCGCCGACGAGCCGGATCTGATCTTCCGCCGCTCGACGGTATTCAAATGGATGAGCCCGAATGACAAGCTCGCGACCTACGGCCTCGACGACCCCGAGGTCGAGGGCGTGGCCTGTCATTTCACGGTGCCGGAGAAGGGCGGCTTCAAGGGCTGGCTCGGCCTTGCCGAGGAGGTCTCGGATATCTCGCTGGCCTGCCGCCAGGTCGGTCCGATCAAGTTCAAGAACAAGATGGAGCAGGGCGACGACATGTTCCGCCAGCGCCGCTCGCTGTTCTTCAAGAAGATGCAGATCGTGCGCGGCTGTGACGCCAAACGCAATGTGCTGGTCTACATGGTCTATTCGGACCGGCTGATCGAGGGCTCGCCGAAGAACTCGACCTCGACGGTACCGGTCATGCCGTGGGGACCGGCTGACGCAAACGTCCAGAAGTGCGGCGAGTTCTTCACTCAGTGA